One segment of Nostoc flagelliforme CCNUN1 DNA contains the following:
- a CDS encoding RpoD/SigA family RNA polymerase sigma factor: MYQTKQQSLKETMNIVELGEMEILENTADIEEPLLDILEAVADEEPPIVVENLESDERDGDDMAAARPSGYNKTEHDDAVGAFFKEMARYPLLKADEEVELARRVRFLEEVRELQAALELKLGQEPSKVEVASELEMTEKQLENRLYQGRVAKRKMIRSNLRLVVSIAKRYLNRGVPFLDLIQEGAMGLNRATEKFDPDKGYKFSTYAYWWIRQAITRAIANDARTIRLPIHIVEKLNKLKKAQRELKQKLCRNPTEGEMAEALEISVQQLRQLQQLRRQALSLNHRVGKEEDTELMDLLEDEDNLSPEAKMNENMMRQEIWEVLGDVLTPREKDVISLRYGLTTSEPCTLEEVGNMFNLSRERVRQIQSKAMRKLRRPHIAKRLKGWLI, from the coding sequence ATGTACCAAACAAAGCAACAATCCCTAAAGGAAACTATGAATATTGTTGAATTAGGAGAAATGGAAATACTGGAGAATACTGCTGATATTGAAGAACCATTACTCGATATTTTAGAAGCAGTAGCAGATGAAGAGCCTCCAATTGTAGTAGAAAATCTGGAATCTGACGAACGCGACGGGGATGATATGGCTGCCGCCCGTCCTTCGGGATACAATAAAACCGAGCATGATGATGCCGTCGGCGCGTTTTTTAAAGAGATGGCGCGTTATCCGCTTCTAAAAGCTGATGAAGAGGTAGAGTTAGCGCGGCGAGTTAGGTTTCTAGAAGAAGTTAGGGAATTACAAGCAGCCTTAGAATTAAAACTGGGACAGGAACCTAGCAAGGTAGAGGTGGCTTCCGAGCTAGAAATGACGGAAAAGCAATTAGAAAATCGCTTGTATCAAGGTAGAGTAGCGAAACGCAAAATGATTCGCTCGAATCTGAGATTGGTAGTTTCTATTGCTAAACGATACCTAAATCGGGGAGTGCCTTTCCTGGATTTAATTCAAGAAGGAGCAATGGGTTTAAATCGCGCTACAGAAAAGTTTGATCCAGATAAAGGATATAAGTTTTCGACTTACGCCTATTGGTGGATTAGACAAGCGATTACAAGAGCTATAGCTAACGATGCGCGGACAATCCGGCTACCTATTCATATTGTTGAAAAGCTTAACAAGCTGAAAAAAGCACAACGAGAACTCAAGCAAAAGCTTTGTCGTAATCCTACTGAAGGAGAAATGGCAGAAGCTTTAGAAATTAGTGTGCAACAACTGCGCCAGCTACAACAACTACGGCGTCAAGCACTTTCTCTCAACCACCGTGTCGGTAAAGAAGAAGACACGGAATTGATGGATTTGCTAGAAGATGAAGATAACCTGTCTCCAGAAGCAAAAATGAATGAAAACATGATGCGTCAGGAGATTTGGGAAGTCTTGGGTGACGTGTTAACTCCACGGGAGAAAGATGTAATTTCTCTGCGCTATGGTTTGACAACCAGCGAACCCTGTACCTTAGAAGAAGTTGGCAACATGTTCAATCTTTCTCGTGAGCGAGTGCGACAAATTCAAAGCAAAGCCATGCGAAAATTGCGCCGTCCCCACATAGCCAAACGTTTAAAAGGTTGGTTGATTTAA
- a CDS encoding sensor histidine kinase: MKEAINERRETYGLIAIAFAIVIVLEFSTPPEYVFGYLYTGTILLADSRLNRGAVLGITLAATGLTLLDLLVPGREILYISTLANRLIAVLALVVTGWLSHRNRRNEEAIAYTQAQLRSQEQLATMREDFVSTLTHDLKTPLLGSIETLKYLQNEQFGEITPMQAKVLQTMARSHRSTLQLVQTLLDVYRNDAEGLKLQLSPVNLATVAQEIIATLTELARTRQVYISVHYGESDFRSFLWVNGDPLQLGRVFTNLLSNGINHTPRGGRVEVVLESYSSDQVVKILDTGSGITEEELPHLFERFYQGHSDRHVSGSGLGLYLTRQIITAHGGTIWAENRSPRGALFGFRLPACPPPGR, translated from the coding sequence ATGAAAGAAGCTATAAACGAGCGTAGGGAGACTTATGGGCTAATAGCGATCGCCTTTGCGATCGTGATAGTGTTGGAATTTTCAACACCACCTGAGTACGTATTTGGCTACCTCTACACAGGGACGATTTTGTTAGCAGATTCACGATTGAATCGGGGTGCTGTGTTGGGGATCACTCTTGCAGCTACAGGATTAACATTATTAGACTTGCTTGTTCCCGGAAGAGAAATACTTTATATCTCAACGTTGGCAAATAGGCTGATTGCAGTTTTGGCGTTGGTGGTAACAGGTTGGTTAAGCCATCGCAACCGCCGCAATGAAGAAGCGATCGCTTATACGCAAGCACAATTACGCTCCCAAGAACAACTAGCTACCATGCGTGAAGATTTTGTTTCTACCCTAACGCATGATTTGAAAACACCCCTATTAGGATCAATTGAAACGCTGAAATATTTGCAAAATGAGCAATTTGGTGAAATCACGCCAATGCAAGCAAAAGTCTTACAAACAATGGCTCGTAGTCATCGGAGTACACTGCAATTAGTCCAAACGCTTTTAGATGTATACCGCAATGATGCCGAAGGGCTGAAACTACAGTTATCACCTGTTAATTTGGCAACTGTGGCACAGGAGATAATCGCCACCCTGACTGAACTAGCGAGAACACGTCAGGTTTATATTTCTGTCCACTATGGCGAATCAGATTTTCGCAGCTTTCTTTGGGTAAACGGCGATCCTTTGCAACTGGGGCGAGTCTTCACCAATCTCTTGAGTAATGGTATAAACCATACCCCTCGTGGCGGTAGAGTAGAAGTAGTACTTGAAAGTTATTCTAGCGATCAAGTAGTAAAAATACTTGATACTGGTTCCGGCATTACCGAAGAAGAGTTACCCCACTTGTTTGAAAGATTTTATCAAGGACATAGCGATCGCCACGTCTCAGGATCTGGACTAGGGCTTTATTTAACCAGGCAAATTATTACCGCTCATGGGGGTACAATTTGGGCAGAGAATCGCTCACCACGAGGGGCACTGTTTGGTTTCCGCCTCCCTGCCTGTCCACCACCGGGGAGATGA
- a CDS encoding Uma2 family endonuclease produces MIQTLRKLVKFDEFVAKYPDNTGKRYELHDGAIVEMPQPTGDHEEVVGFLAFEVTRECIRLNLLYFIPKTALVKPPENESAYSPDVLILNRPNLVNEPLWKKESTVSQAESIPLVVEVVSSNWRDDYLKKAADYEAVGIREYWIVDYAALGGRRFIGNPKQPTVSLYTLIDGEYQVSQFQGSDRIISPLFPELNLTPKEIFQAGGYPV; encoded by the coding sequence ATGATTCAAACCTTACGCAAATTAGTTAAATTCGATGAATTCGTTGCTAAATATCCTGACAACACTGGAAAACGTTATGAATTACATGATGGAGCAATAGTCGAGATGCCACAACCTACAGGCGACCATGAAGAGGTAGTTGGATTTTTAGCCTTTGAAGTTACTAGAGAGTGTATTCGTTTAAATCTCCTCTACTTCATACCCAAGACAGCATTAGTCAAACCGCCTGAAAATGAATCTGCTTACTCACCAGATGTGCTGATATTAAATCGCCCTAATTTGGTAAATGAACCTCTATGGAAAAAAGAATCTACTGTAAGCCAAGCGGAATCAATACCCTTAGTAGTTGAGGTAGTGAGTAGCAATTGGCGTGATGATTATTTAAAAAAAGCTGCTGACTATGAAGCTGTAGGTATCCGAGAATATTGGATTGTAGACTATGCTGCTTTAGGTGGTAGGCGATTTATTGGCAACCCCAAACAACCAACTGTTTCGCTCTACACCTTAATTGATGGAGAATACCAAGTCAGCCAGTTTCAAGGTAGCGATCGCATTATCTCACCTCTGTTCCCCGAATTAAATTTAACCCCCAAAGAGATTTTTCAAGCTGGTGGATACCCTGTATAA
- a CDS encoding TonB-dependent receptor plug domain-containing protein, translating to MKKNFLLLTVALPSLLIASPGLAAESEIEQRNTDKSTEVISDIPSLSEIELPVTNAELLTQQSAPSEVNPDQPETEQTPSDDADISIEVIAEPDNLPQSTPTYVIDKEEIQKQGATSLADILKRMPGFAINDVGHGADIHTGTYYRGASINQSVFLINGRPINNNVNTYHGGTDLNSIPVEAIERVELYSGTASALYGSSAFGGVVNIITKEGYGKPKLSASAEFGSLSLNNQQVTYGGSSDNVKYNFSFERFFIDNRYRVPVGAANRDEQGFLFNADTATSTYFGSIGVDLDKKNSLNLDVTALSSRRGLIYFGFPLQRDRLDHDGLNVGLSWKTRLGNGESSNLTTSIGYNQDYFSTYGPTGSSFYRRGSLDTQQLTARVDHEWKITSNNKLRWGLDLKNTDLIGDVLSTNPDRIAENEKEDRSLFNTALFAVNTWNISDNFLIDLGLRQSFDSQFGNYLNPSVGLRYAVTPIVAVRGSWAGAQRNPGLDQLYVYDTVHGWTPNPDLSPETGSTWSAGVDVNFSENLIGQFTYFGSSIGDRLGVIAQKWENIGLVDTNGLEAALQLRIASGWSTFLNYTYTDAQIKTGTDRGLQLGLIPYSVLQTGVGYENAGWQANLYVTYNSGARRSIFAPDNKSTDFAPSFVNLDLTGRIPLTTNLGLTVYLENLLGEQYERVNRIYSPGFTFRLGLNANF from the coding sequence GTGAAAAAGAATTTTTTGTTGCTAACAGTTGCTTTACCGAGTTTACTGATAGCGTCTCCTGGCTTGGCTGCTGAAAGTGAAATTGAGCAGAGAAATACTGATAAATCAACCGAAGTCATTTCAGATATTCCGAGTTTGAGTGAAATTGAACTACCCGTCACTAATGCCGAATTATTAACTCAACAATCTGCACCGAGTGAAGTTAATCCAGATCAGCCAGAAACAGAGCAAACTCCGAGCGATGATGCAGACATTTCTATAGAAGTGATCGCGGAACCAGACAACCTACCTCAATCTACTCCAACTTACGTAATTGATAAAGAAGAAATTCAAAAGCAGGGCGCTACAAGTTTAGCCGATATTTTAAAAAGAATGCCTGGTTTTGCTATCAATGATGTAGGTCATGGTGCAGATATTCACACAGGTACATACTACCGGGGAGCTTCAATTAATCAGTCTGTATTTCTGATTAATGGCAGACCGATTAACAATAATGTCAACACTTATCATGGTGGAACTGACTTAAATAGCATTCCTGTAGAGGCTATTGAACGAGTGGAATTATATAGCGGTACAGCCTCCGCTTTATATGGTTCCTCTGCCTTTGGGGGAGTTGTGAATATCATAACTAAGGAAGGTTATGGCAAACCTAAATTGAGCGCTAGTGCAGAATTTGGCTCATTAAGTTTAAATAATCAACAAGTAACTTATGGTGGTTCATCTGATAATGTCAAATATAACTTCAGCTTTGAAAGATTCTTTATAGATAACCGTTACCGCGTCCCTGTAGGTGCCGCAAATCGTGATGAACAAGGATTTTTATTCAATGCAGACACAGCTACAAGTACCTACTTTGGTAGCATTGGAGTAGATTTAGACAAAAAAAATTCTCTAAATTTAGATGTTACTGCACTCAGCAGTCGTCGCGGCTTAATTTATTTTGGGTTTCCTCTCCAAAGAGATAGATTAGACCACGATGGTTTAAATGTTGGCTTATCCTGGAAAACTCGACTAGGTAATGGGGAAAGCTCTAATCTTACAACCTCAATTGGTTATAACCAAGATTATTTTAGCACTTATGGCCCTACAGGATCATCATTTTATCGTAGAGGGTCTTTAGATACACAACAACTCACAGCCAGAGTCGATCATGAGTGGAAAATTACTTCCAATAATAAATTGCGCTGGGGATTAGATTTGAAAAACACCGATTTAATCGGTGATGTTTTGAGTACAAATCCTGATAGGATTGCCGAAAACGAAAAGGAAGATCGGAGTTTGTTCAATACAGCTTTATTTGCTGTCAATACTTGGAATATTAGTGATAACTTTCTGATAGATTTAGGGCTAAGGCAAAGCTTTGACAGCCAGTTTGGAAATTATCTCAACCCTAGTGTTGGGTTACGTTATGCTGTCACGCCAATAGTAGCAGTGCGTGGAAGTTGGGCAGGGGCACAACGCAATCCTGGGTTAGATCAGTTGTATGTTTATGATACGGTTCATGGTTGGACACCTAATCCTGATTTAAGCCCGGAAACTGGCTCTACTTGGAGTGCAGGAGTGGATGTAAACTTTTCTGAAAATCTGATTGGACAGTTTACTTATTTTGGTAGTAGTATAGGCGATCGCTTGGGAGTCATCGCCCAAAAATGGGAAAACATTGGATTAGTAGATACCAATGGTTTAGAGGCAGCTTTGCAATTAAGAATTGCTTCAGGCTGGTCAACTTTCCTCAACTATACTTATACAGATGCTCAAATAAAAACAGGTACAGACAGAGGTTTACAGTTAGGTTTAATTCCCTACTCTGTACTTCAAACTGGCGTAGGTTATGAAAATGCGGGATGGCAGGCTAATTTGTATGTTACCTACAATAGTGGCGCTCGCAGATCCATCTTTGCTCCCGATAACAAGAGTACAGATTTTGCACCATCTTTCGTGAATTTAGATTTGACCGGTCGTATACCTTTAACTACCAATTTAGGACTGACAGTCTATTTAGAAAATCTACTCGGTGAGCAATATGAGCGAGTTAATCGCATATATAGCCCTGGATTCACTTTTCGTCTGGGTTTAAACGCTAATTTTTAG
- a CDS encoding GNAT family N-acetyltransferase: MTSRSNLIVRFAEPTDYSVLFKLIQGLAEYEKLSHAVTGNALELKEHLFGSHRYVEAILAESAGKAVGFALFFHNYSTFLTKPGIYLEDLFVLPEYRRKGIGKALLTKVAQIAVERDCGRLEWSVLDWNESAQEFYRSMGASILDDWRICRVTEDALTQLGSFERIHN, encoded by the coding sequence ATGACTTCGCGTAGCAATTTGATTGTGCGTTTTGCTGAACCAACTGATTACAGCGTACTGTTTAAATTAATTCAGGGGCTGGCTGAGTATGAAAAATTATCTCACGCTGTCACTGGCAATGCTCTTGAACTTAAAGAGCATTTATTTGGTTCGCACAGGTATGTAGAAGCGATTTTAGCAGAATCTGCGGGAAAAGCTGTTGGTTTTGCCCTATTTTTTCATAACTATTCAACATTTTTGACCAAGCCAGGAATTTATCTGGAAGACTTATTTGTTTTACCAGAATATCGCAGGAAAGGTATTGGTAAGGCTCTCCTTACTAAAGTAGCTCAGATAGCTGTAGAACGTGACTGTGGGCGGTTAGAGTGGAGTGTGCTGGATTGGAACGAATCAGCCCAAGAATTCTACCGTAGTATGGGAGCATCTATATTAGATGATTGGCGAATTTGTCGTGTTACAGAAGATGCGCTTACTCAGTTAGGATCTTTTGAAAGAATTCACAATTGA
- the priA gene encoding primosomal protein N', translating to MYINDVKLSPLLVSEPSQSYQSGITVNRWVEVLVDCPGSTGLFTYRLPAQLEVKPGDILSVPFGAQQLGAIAIRLLAQPNVDLSPEKIREVEDIVSVGFFPSAYWELLNRVAAYYYTPLIQVIRVALPPGLLGRSQRRIRLVGGRGAGGRGQGAGGRGQGAGGSSYLLASPDPFAFLTPTARQVWELLQAQPAGDYSFVYLQQKVKSAYRGIRELLRFGLVESYLEPPRLTRRKLQKAVTLTGTIDHDLTTRQREVLEVLRRHSGELWQNELLQICNASSSILKTLTQKGYIVIEEREVLRTEQGPALAGDGAKSLTVAQASALETIQTLDGFAEVLLHGVTGSGKTEVYLQAIAPLLNQGKSALVLVPEIGLTPQLTDRFRARFGNKVSVYHSALSDGERYDTWRQMLTGEPQVVIGTRSAVFAPLPNLGLIILDEEHDSSFKQDSPIPTYHARTVAQWRAELENCPLVLGSATPSLESWVSVRRQGAGGRGQGAGGAGEAGEEFLTPNSSLSTLYLSLPERINSRPLPPVEIVDMRQELQQGNRSIFSRSLQEALQELQERKQQGILFIHRRGHSTFVSCRSCGYVLECPHCDVSLAYHHTEEKAPELLRCHYCNYARSHPKFCPDCSSPYLKFFGSGTQRVTQELARQFPELRLIRFDSDTTRNKGSHRTLLTQFANGEADLLVGTQMLTKGLDLPQVTLVGVVAADGLLNLSDYRASERAFQTLTQVAGRAGRGDDPGRVIVQTYTTEHQVIAAVRSHDYHSFSQAELEQRQALNYPPYGRLILLRLSSLDPIQVQNTAQIIATTLNTQEEIEVLGPAPASILRVANRYRWQILIKFAPDALPQLPDWEEVRSLCPSSVSLTIDVDPLNIM from the coding sequence ATGTATATTAATGACGTAAAATTATCTCCTTTATTAGTATCTGAACCTAGTCAATCATACCAGTCAGGTATAACTGTTAATAGGTGGGTTGAAGTACTGGTAGACTGTCCAGGAAGTACAGGACTATTTACTTATCGATTGCCAGCCCAGTTAGAAGTAAAACCAGGGGATATTTTGAGCGTGCCATTTGGGGCACAACAATTAGGAGCGATCGCAATTCGGTTACTGGCACAACCAAATGTCGATTTATCACCAGAAAAAATCCGGGAAGTAGAAGATATAGTCAGCGTTGGATTTTTCCCAAGTGCTTATTGGGAATTACTCAATCGAGTCGCTGCATATTACTATACGCCCTTAATTCAAGTAATCCGGGTTGCTCTGCCGCCAGGGTTACTGGGGCGATCGCAGCGTCGTATCCGCCTTGTTGGAGGTAGGGGGGCAGGGGGCAGGGGGCAGGGAGCAGGGGGCAGGGGGCAGGGAGCAGGGGGAAGTAGTTATTTACTGGCATCTCCTGATCCTTTTGCTTTTTTGACTCCTACTGCGCGGCAAGTTTGGGAACTTTTGCAAGCGCAACCGGCGGGAGACTACAGTTTTGTCTACCTCCAACAAAAAGTTAAATCTGCCTATCGGGGAATTCGGGAGTTGCTGCGATTTGGTTTAGTAGAAAGCTATTTAGAACCGCCGCGACTAACTCGACGAAAGCTGCAAAAAGCAGTCACGCTTACAGGTACAATTGACCACGACTTAACTACTCGCCAAAGAGAGGTTTTGGAAGTGCTGCGGCGGCATAGTGGCGAGTTGTGGCAAAATGAATTACTACAAATTTGCAATGCGAGTTCTTCTATCCTCAAGACGTTGACACAAAAGGGTTACATCGTCATCGAAGAACGGGAAGTATTGCGAACCGAACAGGGGCCAGCATTAGCAGGCGATGGGGCTAAATCTTTAACTGTTGCTCAAGCTAGCGCCTTAGAAACAATCCAGACACTAGATGGGTTTGCTGAAGTTTTATTGCATGGGGTGACAGGTTCAGGAAAAACAGAAGTATATTTGCAAGCGATCGCCCCTTTACTCAACCAAGGCAAATCCGCCCTTGTTTTAGTCCCAGAAATTGGACTGACACCCCAGCTAACCGATCGTTTTCGCGCCCGTTTTGGTAATAAAGTCAGCGTCTATCACAGCGCCCTCTCCGATGGTGAACGTTACGACACTTGGCGACAAATGCTCACAGGAGAACCTCAAGTTGTCATTGGTACTCGTAGCGCCGTTTTCGCCCCTTTGCCCAACCTGGGTTTAATTATTTTAGATGAAGAACACGATAGCAGTTTTAAGCAAGACTCCCCCATACCCACCTACCATGCCCGTACCGTCGCCCAGTGGCGAGCAGAATTAGAAAATTGCCCCTTGGTGTTGGGTTCCGCTACGCCCTCGTTGGAGAGTTGGGTAAGTGTGAGGAGGCAGGGGGCAGGGGGCAGGGGGCAGGGGGCAGGGGGAGCAGGGGAGGCAGGGGAAGAATTCTTAACTCCTAACTCCTCACTTAGCACTCTTTACCTCTCACTCCCCGAACGCATCAACTCTCGGCCTCTACCGCCGGTGGAAATAGTGGATATGCGACAAGAGTTGCAGCAGGGAAATCGTTCTATATTTAGTAGATCGCTGCAAGAAGCTTTGCAAGAGTTGCAAGAGAGAAAACAACAGGGAATTTTATTTATCCATCGGCGGGGACACAGTACTTTTGTATCTTGCCGCAGTTGTGGATATGTGTTGGAATGTCCGCACTGTGATGTGTCGTTAGCGTATCACCACACCGAAGAAAAAGCGCCGGAATTATTACGTTGCCATTATTGTAATTATGCGCGATCGCACCCCAAATTTTGCCCTGATTGTAGTTCCCCTTACCTAAAATTTTTCGGTAGCGGTACTCAGCGAGTAACGCAGGAACTAGCACGACAATTCCCAGAGTTACGCTTGATTCGTTTTGATAGCGATACCACTCGTAACAAAGGCTCACACCGTACCCTACTCACCCAGTTTGCCAACGGCGAAGCAGATTTATTAGTAGGTACGCAAATGCTCACCAAAGGATTGGATTTACCCCAAGTGACACTTGTGGGCGTTGTCGCTGCCGATGGATTGCTAAATTTATCAGATTATCGCGCCAGTGAACGGGCATTTCAAACCTTGACTCAAGTCGCTGGACGTGCTGGTAGAGGCGATGATCCGGGGAGGGTGATTGTACAAACTTACACTACAGAACATCAGGTAATTGCAGCAGTGCGATCGCACGATTATCACTCTTTCTCCCAAGCTGAATTAGAACAACGCCAAGCCCTCAATTATCCCCCTTACGGGCGGTTAATTTTATTGCGCTTAAGTAGTCTCGATCCTATTCAAGTGCAAAATACGGCGCAAATAATTGCCACAACCTTGAATACACAAGAAGAAATCGAGGTATTAGGCCCAGCACCAGCAAGTATTTTGCGGGTAGCTAATCGTTATCGCTGGCAGATATTGATTAAATTTGCACCCGATGCATTACCACAATTGCCAGATTGGGAAGAAGTGCGATCGCTTTGTCCTTCGTCTGTTAGCTTGACAATTGATGTAGACCCATTAAATATTATGTGA
- the petJ gene encoding cytochrome c6 PetJ, protein MKKIITVMLLGIAIFIFAFSSPALAADAVSGAKVFSANCASCHAGGKNLVQAPKNLKKEALEKYGMYSAEAIIAQVTKGKNAMPAFGSRLKANQIEDVTAYVLSQADKDWK, encoded by the coding sequence ATGAAAAAAATTATTACAGTGATGCTGTTAGGCATAGCAATCTTCATCTTTGCCTTCAGTAGTCCAGCTTTGGCAGCAGATGCTGTTAGTGGAGCTAAAGTATTTAGTGCTAATTGTGCCTCTTGTCATGCGGGAGGTAAAAATCTGGTTCAAGCTCCCAAGAACCTAAAGAAAGAAGCTTTAGAAAAGTATGGTATGTACTCAGCAGAGGCGATTATCGCCCAAGTTACAAAAGGTAAAAATGCCATGCCTGCTTTCGGTAGCCGTTTAAAAGCTAACCAAATTGAAGATGTAACTGCTTATGTGCTTTCACAAGCAGATAAGGACTGGAAGTAG
- a CDS encoding response regulator transcription factor, which translates to MTKILLVEDDELFRLGLRMRLQQETTLEIVAEAEDGEQAVELANRYPLDLVLLDIGLPGIGGIEACRQIKQKHPNLPILVLTSRSEKPLISRLIAAGAQGYCLKGILAESLILAVRSVAAGASWWDQTATTEIRAAFEGNSTVVLPAKTEESLENPLTKREQEILALVATGKSNQEIAEILYIAPGTVRVHVHTILQKLEVRDRTQAAVLAIQKGLVAPELLIN; encoded by the coding sequence ATGACGAAAATCTTACTTGTTGAAGATGATGAATTGTTCCGGCTTGGTCTGCGGATGCGGTTGCAACAAGAAACCACTTTGGAGATTGTCGCAGAGGCAGAAGATGGAGAACAAGCTGTAGAATTAGCAAATCGCTATCCCCTGGATTTGGTCTTGCTGGATATAGGTTTACCGGGGATTGGCGGGATTGAGGCTTGTCGCCAAATCAAGCAGAAGCACCCAAATTTACCAATTCTTGTTTTAACCTCTCGTTCTGAAAAACCCCTGATTTCGCGGTTAATTGCCGCCGGGGCCCAAGGTTACTGCCTCAAAGGTATTCTGGCTGAGTCTCTAATATTAGCAGTGCGATCGGTTGCAGCAGGGGCTTCTTGGTGGGATCAAACGGCAACCACAGAAATTAGAGCAGCTTTTGAGGGCAATTCTACTGTCGTGCTGCCTGCAAAAACTGAGGAATCCTTAGAAAATCCCCTAACCAAGCGGGAACAAGAAATTTTGGCACTCGTAGCAACTGGCAAAAGCAATCAAGAAATTGCTGAGATTCTCTACATTGCCCCTGGTACAGTGCGGGTTCATGTCCATACTATTTTGCAGAAACTAGAAGTACGCGATCGCACTCAAGCCGCAGTTTTAGCTATCCAAAAAGGATTGGTAGCACCAGAATTGTTAATTAATTAG